The Tessaracoccus aquimaris sequence GGCCATCTACGACACGATGCGCTACATCAAGCCCGACATCCAGACGGTCTGCCTCGGCCAGGCCGCCTCCGCAGCGGCCGTCATCCTGGCGGCGGGCACCAAGGGCAAGCGCCTCGCGCTGCCGAACTCGCGCATCCTGATCCACCAGCCGGCCACTGAGGGCGGCTACGGGCAGTCCTCCGACCTGGAGATCCAGGCAAGGGAGATCCTGCGCATCCGCTCCCTCATGGAGGAGATGCTCGCCAACGACACCGGCCAGGACGTCGCAAAGGTGAGCAAGGACATCGAACGCGACAAGTTCCTCACCGCCCAGGAGGCCGTCGAGTACGGCATCGTCGACGACATCCTTCCTTCCTTGAAGGAACTGGACTGAGCCAACCGAAGGCGCCGTTCCCCAGCACCTGGGGGCGGCGCCTTCGGGCTATCTCAACCCCTGGTTGAGGGCCCGACAGGTCGGCTGGGAGTGTCGCCAGACGCCTGACCCGGCCGCGGGTAGGGTGTGAGATGAACAGCAGATGACAACTTTTTTGAGGGGGTGGACGGCGTGGCACACATCGGTG is a genomic window containing:
- a CDS encoding ATP-dependent Clp protease proteolytic subunit; the encoded protein is MINTSTLPQGTAPAGMDMNYYIPQWEERTSYGVRRVDPYTKLFEDRIIFLGTPINDEVANAVMAQLLCLQSMDPERQISMYINSPGGSFTALTAIYDTMRYIKPDIQTVCLGQAASAAAVILAAGTKGKRLALPNSRILIHQPATEGGYGQSSDLEIQAREILRIRSLMEEMLANDTGQDVAKVSKDIERDKFLTAQEAVEYGIVDDILPSLKELD